The stretch of DNA TGAGCCTGATCCTCGGCATGGGCCTGCCGACGACCGCCAACTACATCGTCGTCTCGTCGCTGATGGCGCCGGTGATCGTGGCGCTCGGCGCCAAGAGCGGCCTGATCGTGCCGCTGATTGCGGTCCACCTGTTCGTCTTCTATTTCGGCATCCTGGCGGACGATACGCCGCCCGTGGGCCTCGCCGCATTCGCGGCCGCCGCCATCTCCGGCGGCGACCCGATCCGCACCGGCGTCCAGGGCTTCATGTACGACATCCGCACCGCCCTGCTGCCCTTCCTGTTCATCTTCAACACGGAACTGCTGCTGATCGACGTCTCGGCCGGGAAGGCGGTGATCGTCTTTGTCATTGCGGTCGTCGCCATGATGCTGTTCGCGGCGGCGACCCAGGGCTATTTCTTCGCCCGCAACCGGATCTGGGAAACCGCGATCCTGCTGCTCGTCGCCTTCAGCCTGTTCCGGCCCGGCTACTGGCTCGACCAGGTCGAACCGGAATTTGCCGAACGGCCGGGCGCGGAAATCGTGCAGGTCGTCGAAAAGGTGCCCGAGGGCGGCACGCTGCGGGTCACGGTCTCCGGGCCCAACTTCAACGATCCGGACAGGATCGACGAAACCACCGTGACCATCCCCTTCGGCAAGCCGGGCACGGGCCTGGCGCGACTGCGCGCCGCCGGGCTGCTGGTCATGGTCGAGGAGGGCAAGGCGAAGATGGAAGAGCCGCTGCCCACCAGCCCGCTCAAGGCGCTCGCCCGGAGCTTCGATTTCTACGGCGACACGCCGACCGTCATCAAGACGATCCTGGTGCCGAACGAGCGGATGGCGAAAGAACTCTTCTACATCCCCGCGGTATTCCTCCTGATCCTCGTCATCCTGCTCCAACGCCGCCGCCAGACCCAGCCGGCCTTCTGAGCGGGGGGCGCGGAGCAGGGTTTCTCCTGCGAAATGGCACCGACCGAATCCCCCTCCCCTTGGGGGAGGGGCCAGGGGAGGGGTCGTCTGCCGCCGCGCCGATGTTTGATTCCGGCAAGGCTCCGGCCCCCGCATACCCCTCCCCCTGACCCCCTCTCCCAAGGGGAGGGGGAATGGTTGCTCTAATTGCCGGATTGGACTCACTGCCTTTCGCGGAAGGATCCCAAGGGGAGGGGATTCGATCGGCGCCTCTTTCGCAGAGCAATCCGCTGAAGCGGGGGAAAGACGTCTTGCGCGGCCTTGCCTCATTGCAGACGAACCCGCGCCGGAGCGCGGCCCGCTACAGCCCGGCCACCGTCTCTTCGATCAGCTGCGCCACGACCGCCTCGATGGCGGCCTGGTGGTCCAGCCCTTCGGCGAGGCCGGCCTCGTAGGTCTGCACCTGCCGGCGCGCGCTCGTGCCGTGGGCCAGGATGGCGCGGCTGTGCTCGATCTCGGTCAGGCAGCCGAAATGCTCGGCGTCCGGCCGGGTCAGGTCCAGCAGTTCCTCCAGCAGGTCGGCGAACGGCACCCTGCGGCGGATGCCGAAATCGATCAGCTCCCCGTCGCAGCCATAGCGCTGCGCGCGCCAGCGGTTTTCTCGGATCAGCATGTTGGCGTAGCGCCGCCAGCGCTGGTTCTGCCGGCGCAGGCGCCACAGCATGCGCAGGATGCAGCGGTAGAAGGCCGCGATCGCGACCGCGTCGGCGAGCCTGGGGCACAGGTCGCAGATGCGCATTTCCAGGGTCGGGAAGCGGGCCGACGGGCGGATGTCCCACCAGATTTTCGTCGGCTCGTCGATGATGCCGCTCTCGACCATCATCTGCACATGGCGGTTGTATTCGCCGAAGCTCTCGAACTGCTCGGGCAGGCCGGTGCGCGGCAGCTCGTCCCACACCGCCAGCCGGTAGCTCCTGAGCCCGGTGTCCCGGCCCTGCCAGAAGGGCGAGGAGGTGCTGAGCGCCAGCAGATGGGGCAGGAAATAGCTGACCTGGTTCATCAGGTCGATGCGCAGGTCGTCGTCCTCGATCCCGACATGGACGTGCATGCCGCTGATCACCAGCCGGCGGACCACGCCCTGCAGGTTTTCGGCCAGCTCGTTGTAGCGGTCCTTCTCCGTCCGCTTCTGCTCGCCCCAGGCGGCGAACGGGTGGGTCGAGGCAGCCATGATGGC from Rhodospirillaceae bacterium encodes:
- a CDS encoding carboxylate-amine ligase; translated protein: MKEPSFTIGIEEEYLLIDRETLNLAADPPKAVFSECEALLGSQVAPEFLRAQIEIGTKVCTTVQDAAADLRRLRKAVSGVAEKHGLAIMAASTHPFAAWGEQKRTEKDRYNELAENLQGVVRRLVISGMHVHVGIEDDDLRIDLMNQVSYFLPHLLALSTSSPFWQGRDTGLRSYRLAVWDELPRTGLPEQFESFGEYNRHVQMMVESGIIDEPTKIWWDIRPSARFPTLEMRICDLCPRLADAVAIAAFYRCILRMLWRLRRQNQRWRRYANMLIRENRWRAQRYGCDGELIDFGIRRRVPFADLLEELLDLTRPDAEHFGCLTEIEHSRAILAHGTSARRQVQTYEAGLAEGLDHQAAIEAVVAQLIEETVAGL